CGGTGGCGCCGCCCGGGTTGAGCGACAGCAGCAGCACCCAGGCCCGCTCGCCAGGGGCGCCGCCCTCGACCGGGACCTGGAGCAGCGCCGGGCACTCCCAGACGCCGCCGACCGCGCCGACCGGGCCGACGTGCGAGGCGAGCGCCCAGTCGCGCAGGTCCGGCGAGGTGTAGAGCGCCACGCGCTGCCGGTCGGCCTCCACGACGGCCATGACCCAGTGGTCGCCGTACCGCAGCACGTACGGGTCGCGGAACTCGGCCGACCCGATGTCGAGCACCGGGTTGCCCTCGAACCGGGCGAACGTCCGGCCGCCGTCCCCCGACCACGCCAGCGCCTGCGACTGGTTGCCCGGCCGGGCCGCGGTCCACACGGCGACCAGCGCGCCCGCGCCGAAGCCCGCCGTGCCCCCGTGGTCGACCACCGCGGAGCCGGAGAACACCATCTCGCCGTCCTGCGCCGGGATCGCCGTGCCGTGCTCGGTCCAGTGCACGAGGTCCGCCGACGTGGCGTGGCCCCAGGAGATGTCGCCCCAGGTCGTCCCGTGCGGGTTGGTCTGGAAGAACAGGTGGTAGACGCCGTCGGCGTGCACCAGGCCGTTCGGGTCGTTCAGCCAGCGGTCGGCGGTCGTGAAGTGCCAGGCGGGCCGCAGGTGCGGCGTCGGGGCCGGCTGCGCGTCGGCGTCCGTGACGGCCGTGTCGCCGGCGGCGGGGAGCATCGTCATGTCAGCCCTTCACCCCCGAGGACGCGATGGACCCGATGAACGCCTTCTGGAACGCCAGGAACAGCGCCAGGACGGGCAGCGTGATCATCGAGGCGTAGGCCATGATCTGCCCCCACGACACGTTGAGCTGGAAGAAGTACTGGATGCCGATCATCACGGGACGCAGCTCCTCGGACTGCACGACCATCAGGGGCCACAGGTAGGAGTTCCAGGCGGGCAGGAACGTCAGGATCGCGACGGTGGCGACCGCCGGGCCGGACAGCGGCATCACCACGCGGCGGTAGATGCGGAACCACCCGGCGCCGTCCATCCGCGCGGCCTCGTCGAGCTCCGTCGGGATGGACGTGAAGTACTGGTAGAAGAGGTAGATCGAGAACGCGTTGGCCAGGAACGGGATCACCTGCACCTGGTACGTGTCGAGCCAGCCCTGCGTCAGCTCCAGGTGGAAGCCCTCCAGGCGCAGGCTCGGGAGCTTGTTCACCCACCACACGAGCGGCAGGGCCAGCGTCTCGAACGGCACGATGAGCGTCGCGATGATCGCGGTGAGCACGAGCTGCTTGCCGCGCCACCGCAGCCGGGCGAGTCCGAATGCGGCGAGCGAGTTGATCACGAGCCCGAGCGCCACGGTGACCGCGGAGATGCCGATGGAGTTGAGCAGCAGGCGGGCGAACGGCACCCGGTCGAACACCGCCGTGTAGTTGTCCAGCGAGATGTCCCCGACCGGCAGGAACGCCCGCCAGGACCCGAGGTCCGCGAAGATCTGCAGGTCGGGCTTCAGCGAGGACACGAACAGGAACAGCAGCGGCCCGACGAACACCAGGCCGAGCAGCACCCGCCCGGTCTGCGTGAGCCAGGCGGCGCGGCGGCGGCCCGCCCGCCGGCCGGAGCGGGCGCGCGGCTCCGGGGCGGGCTGCGCGGCGGGCGCCAGGTCCCCGGCGGCGGGGCCGGGCACCGGCGAGGTGGCGTGCGGGGGCGTGACGGTGGCCATGTCAGTCCTTGTCCCGGGTGAGGAAGCGCTGGACGCCCGACACGACGAGCACCAGCACGAAGAAGACGAGGGAGATCGCCGAGGCGTAGCCCGTGGCGAGCTGCTGGTAGCCGGTGCGCACGGCCATGTAGACGACGGTCGTCGTGGAGTCCAGCGGCCCGCCCTGCGTCATGACGTTGATCTGCGTGAACAGGCTCAGCGCGGCGATCGTGATGGTGATGAGGATGAACGTCCGGGTCGCCGCGAGGCACGGCCACGTGATGTACCGGAACCGCTTCCAGCCGGTGGCGCCGTCCAGGTCACCGGCCTCGTAGAGCTCGCCCGGGATCGTCTGCAGGCCGGACAGCCAGATGATCATGTGGAAGCCGACGGCCTGCCAGATGGACATGAGGATGATCGCCGGCAGCGCGGTGCGGGTGTCGTTGAGCCAGTCGACCGGCTGGTACGACGGGTGGACCACCGTGATCATCGCGTTGAGCAGCCCGTCCTTCTGGTACAGGAACCGCCACAGCAGCGACACCACGACCATCGACGTCACGACCGGCACGAAGTACAGCGTCCGGAAGATGTTCGTGCCGCGGACCTTCGCGTTGACCAGCAGCGCGAGCACCAGCGCCAGGCCGGCCTGCACCGGCACCACCACGGCGGCGAACACCACGGTGTTGCGCAGCGACGCCCAGAACACCGGGTCGCCCCAGAGGGTCGCGAAGTTGTGCAGCCCGACGAACGAGGCCGGCCGCGGGGAGATCAGCCGGGCGTTGGTGAACGCGAGGACGAACGCGAGCACCACGGGCACGACGAGGAACACCACCAGCAGGGTGGCGGCGGGCGCCACCATCCAGGCGGCGGTGCGTGCCTCGTGCCCGCGGCTGGTGCGCGTGCCGCCGCGGGACGGGCGGCGCGCGGCGGACCGCGGTCGCAGGCGCGCGGCTCCGGTGGCGAGGGCCATGGCGGGACCTTTCGGGGTGGGGCGCGACGGCGCGGAGGCCGGCGCGGGGGTCGGGGTGCCGTCCGCTCGGAGCAGCGGTGCGGGACGACGGGGTGCGGCCGGCGCCCGGGCGGACCGGGACGACGGGGTGCCGGGCGGCGGGCGCCGGCCGCGGGGCGTCAGAAGGCGTAGTCGCCGTTCTGCGCGATGTCGTTGTCGATGTCGGAGACGGCCTTGTCGAGGATCGTCGCCGGGTCGCCGCCGGACAGGATGTCCTGCGTCGCCTTCTGGAACACCGACGTGATGTACGGGTAGGCGGGCGTCACCGGGCGCACCACCGCGTAGTCCTGCGAGAACGTCCGGAACACCTCCTTGGCGCCGCCGGCGGCGTAGTCCGTCATCGCCGCGGCCGCCTCGTCGGTGGCGGGGATGGTGCCCGTCGCCTCCGCGAGCGCCTGCACGTACTCGGCCTGGTGGCTGAACTCGAGGTAGGCGCGCGCGCCGTCGACGTCCTCGCACTGCGCGCTCATCGCCCACTGCCAGGAGCCGCCGCCGATGGCCGGGCCCTCGCCGAGGTCGACCGGCGGGATGACCACCGCGTCGTCGCCGAACGCGTCGGTGACCGTGTCGTACGCCCACGAGCCGCTGTAGAGGATCGCGGACTTCCCGTTGACGAAGTCGGCCGTGGCGTCCTCGCCGGAGCGCGCGGCGATGTGGCCGTCCGCGACGAGGCCCTGCATCCAGCCCGCCCAGTCGAGCGCGGCGTCGCCGTTCAGCACGCCGTCGGCCGTGGTGTAGCCGTCCCGGTCGACCAGGTCGCCGCCGGCGGACTGCAGGAACGGCGAGTAGGCGTAGGTGATCCACTCGCCGGTGCCGCCGGTGCCGAGGTCCAGGGGGTAGTCGTACTGCCCGGTCGCCTGGAGGTCGTCGAGCACCGTCTCCAGCTCGTCGCGGGTCCACGGGTCGTCGGTGGTGGGCACGCGGGCGCCGACCGCCTCGAGCGCCGAGGCGCGCGTGAAGAACGCCAGCGCGACGTCGTAGTGGCCGAACGCGTACACGTCCCCGTCCACCTCGCCGATCGTGCTGGGCAGCTGCCCGTCGAGCTCGTCGTCGGGCAGCCCGAGCGGCTGGATGTAGCCGGCCCACGCCCAGTTCGGGACGTTGGGGGCGTCGATGTCGAGCACGCACGGCAGCTTGCGGGCGGACGCGGCGGCCACGACGGCGTCGTTGTAGGACGCCTGCGGGAACGCCTCGAGCTCCACGCGGTAGTCGGACTGGCTCGCGTTGAAGTCGTCGACGATCTGCTGGTTCGCGGCGAGCTCGGCGTCGTTGCCGCCGTTGTGGGTCCACAGGGCGATGGTGGTGGGGCCGTCGCCGCTGCCGCCGGACGACCCGGAGGAGCAGGCGGTCAGGGCGACGAGGGAGCAGGCGGCTACGCTGGCGGCTGCGAGGCGCCGGACGGTGTGACGAGACACGGAATGGTCCTCCGGATCACTGGATGGTCGTTCATCTGGTGTGCCGCGACGCGCTGCAACGCGTCGCTGGGGCGCCGCCCCGGGGTCATTCCCGGGGCGGCGTTCCGACGGAGGCCCGGTGCACGACCGGACCCCGGAGCCGGACCGTGCGCACCTCGGGCTCGTGGCCCTCGTCGCGCGCGGAGATCTGCTGGTACAGCTGCTGCGCCGCCCACGCGCCCATCTCCCGGTGCGGGAGGGCGACGGACGTCAGCGGCGGGTCGATCGCCTCGGTGAGGATCCGCATGTCGTCGAACCCGACGACCGAGACGTCCACGCCGACGCGCAGCCCGAGGGCGTGCGCCGCGAGGTAGGCGCCCATCGCCATGCGGTCGTTGAA
This is a stretch of genomic DNA from Cellulomonas sp. ES6. It encodes these proteins:
- a CDS encoding glycoside hydrolase family 32 protein — its product is MTMLPAAGDTAVTDADAQPAPTPHLRPAWHFTTADRWLNDPNGLVHADGVYHLFFQTNPHGTTWGDISWGHATSADLVHWTEHGTAIPAQDGEMVFSGSAVVDHGGTAGFGAGALVAVWTAARPGNQSQALAWSGDGGRTFARFEGNPVLDIGSAEFRDPYVLRYGDHWVMAVVEADRQRVALYTSPDLRDWALASHVGPVGAVGGVWECPALLQVPVEGGAPGERAWVLLLSLNPGGATGGSGMQYLVGDFDGTTFTPAPLRDGAPRWLDHGHDYYAAVAWSDAPDGRALTIGWASSWQYAREVPTAPWRSSMSLARELALVRVDGEAVLVQRPVLPADAPVHAVGPAPGAVPLEGPAVVEVVLPRGGRVAVRDETGGAVLTLALDAEGLVLTRPAPAAGLDPHFTAPAVAPVPGDGPVALRVVVDGSVVEVFTADGRVTFCELVLPDGPLAELVLDA
- a CDS encoding carbohydrate ABC transporter permease, with translation MATVTPPHATSPVPGPAAGDLAPAAQPAPEPRARSGRRAGRRRAAWLTQTGRVLLGLVFVGPLLFLFVSSLKPDLQIFADLGSWRAFLPVGDISLDNYTAVFDRVPFARLLLNSIGISAVTVALGLVINSLAAFGLARLRWRGKQLVLTAIIATLIVPFETLALPLVWWVNKLPSLRLEGFHLELTQGWLDTYQVQVIPFLANAFSIYLFYQYFTSIPTELDEAARMDGAGWFRIYRRVVMPLSGPAVATVAILTFLPAWNSYLWPLMVVQSEELRPVMIGIQYFFQLNVSWGQIMAYASMITLPVLALFLAFQKAFIGSIASSGVKG
- a CDS encoding sugar ABC transporter permease; the protein is MALATGAARLRPRSAARRPSRGGTRTSRGHEARTAAWMVAPAATLLVVFLVVPVVLAFVLAFTNARLISPRPASFVGLHNFATLWGDPVFWASLRNTVVFAAVVVPVQAGLALVLALLVNAKVRGTNIFRTLYFVPVVTSMVVVSLLWRFLYQKDGLLNAMITVVHPSYQPVDWLNDTRTALPAIILMSIWQAVGFHMIIWLSGLQTIPGELYEAGDLDGATGWKRFRYITWPCLAATRTFILITITIAALSLFTQINVMTQGGPLDSTTTVVYMAVRTGYQQLATGYASAISLVFFVLVLVVSGVQRFLTRDKD
- a CDS encoding extracellular solute-binding protein, which encodes MSRHTVRRLAAASVAACSLVALTACSSGSSGGSGDGPTTIALWTHNGGNDAELAANQQIVDDFNASQSDYRVELEAFPQASYNDAVVAAASARKLPCVLDIDAPNVPNWAWAGYIQPLGLPDDELDGQLPSTIGEVDGDVYAFGHYDVALAFFTRASALEAVGARVPTTDDPWTRDELETVLDDLQATGQYDYPLDLGTGGTGEWITYAYSPFLQSAGGDLVDRDGYTTADGVLNGDAALDWAGWMQGLVADGHIAARSGEDATADFVNGKSAILYSGSWAYDTVTDAFGDDAVVIPPVDLGEGPAIGGGSWQWAMSAQCEDVDGARAYLEFSHQAEYVQALAEATGTIPATDEAAAAMTDYAAGGAKEVFRTFSQDYAVVRPVTPAYPYITSVFQKATQDILSGGDPATILDKAVSDIDNDIAQNGDYAF